From the genome of Gracilibacillus salitolerans, one region includes:
- a CDS encoding N-acetylmannosamine-6-phosphate 2-epimerase: MLDKVKNGIIVSCQALEDEPLHSPFIMGRMAKAATEGKAVGIRANSAADIKEIKKNTKLPVIGIVKKDYDDSPIYITPTDKEIKELANTDCEMIALDATIRHRHNNQSLKDFVKKIREISTEKYLMADIATLDEAIQAQQLGFDCVSTTLIGYTEQTVGQNIADNDFDILKQILGTVTIPVLAEGHIDTPEKAKRCLELGAHAVVVGSAITRPQLITRRFTEFVSK, from the coding sequence ATATTGGATAAAGTAAAAAATGGCATAATCGTATCTTGCCAAGCGCTTGAAGATGAGCCACTGCATAGTCCTTTTATAATGGGGCGTATGGCAAAGGCAGCAACAGAAGGGAAGGCAGTAGGAATAAGAGCTAATAGCGCAGCAGATATTAAAGAAATTAAAAAAAATACAAAATTGCCAGTGATTGGGATTGTAAAGAAGGATTACGATGACTCTCCAATTTATATTACTCCTACTGATAAAGAGATAAAAGAATTGGCAAATACAGACTGTGAAATGATCGCATTAGATGCAACGATACGACATAGACACAATAATCAATCATTAAAAGATTTTGTTAAGAAGATTAGAGAGATTTCAACTGAAAAATATTTAATGGCAGATATCGCTACTCTTGATGAAGCAATACAAGCTCAACAATTAGGTTTTGACTGTGTTTCTACAACACTAATCGGTTATACCGAACAAACAGTAGGTCAAAATATAGCTGACAATGATTTTGATATTTTAAAACAAATACTAGGAACAGTAACTATACCTGTTTTGGCTGAAGGACACATCGATACTCCTGAGAAAGCAAAGAGGTGTCTAGAGTTAGGAGCACATGCTGTTGTAGTTGGGAGTGCAATTACAAGACCCCAACTCATCACAAGACGTTTTACCGAGTTTGTAAGTAAATGA
- a CDS encoding ADP-dependent glucokinase/phosphofructokinase, whose translation MKMEEKYVDCYNNMDKAINHRQSNNKMPAMGYTSNLDVLCDFNVDIINDLLEEYMEEELSQMKPAKVINTMEDFIRTVVYFCREGIGGEVDIADTKLIEHIFPTKYGMGGTATQGAMALAAIECPSLVHLTDDSKEVCDILDSPYIYTISSNGDLIHTNQVSQQVEQEIHFILQFKKGDSIHLKDESFEIPSSNRLIITKITVNETVPFSKPYFQYIEDNAKQISSNVLSSFNAIKYTDVLMERLNFVKQHIKKYRSNNPSGIVFFEDAHYHSDQVKKQCMETIYAEVDIVCMNEEELDQILKIYDFPINIDDIISCVEGVKFIKEHLNIQKGVIVHTKDYSMYVGEDLQSDIESGLIYGNMLATTKAIFGSYGSKQQIEKTLELPLSEIGMKNKEIISNSSYHNKAVIVPTKYIDKPKYTIGLGDSFVAGVQICFI comes from the coding sequence ATGAAGATGGAAGAAAAGTATGTAGATTGTTATAACAATATGGATAAGGCGATTAATCATCGCCAATCTAATAATAAGATGCCAGCAATGGGTTATACGAGCAATTTAGATGTTTTGTGCGATTTTAATGTAGATATTATAAATGATCTTCTTGAAGAATATATGGAAGAAGAATTAAGTCAAATGAAACCAGCAAAAGTTATAAATACGATGGAAGACTTCATTCGAACAGTAGTTTATTTTTGTAGAGAGGGAATCGGTGGAGAAGTAGATATAGCGGACACAAAATTAATTGAACATATATTTCCTACCAAATATGGTATGGGAGGAACGGCAACACAAGGTGCGATGGCCTTAGCTGCTATAGAGTGCCCTTCACTGGTTCATTTAACAGATGATTCGAAAGAAGTATGTGATATATTAGATTCCCCATATATTTATACGATTTCTTCCAACGGGGATTTGATCCATACTAATCAAGTTTCCCAACAGGTAGAACAAGAGATACATTTTATTTTACAATTTAAAAAAGGGGATAGTATCCACTTAAAAGATGAGAGCTTTGAAATACCATCATCTAATCGCTTGATTATAACAAAAATAACAGTTAATGAAACGGTACCATTTTCAAAACCATATTTTCAATATATAGAAGACAATGCAAAACAGATAAGTAGTAATGTCCTTTCTAGTTTTAACGCTATTAAATATACTGATGTTCTAATGGAACGCTTGAACTTTGTGAAGCAACATATCAAAAAATATAGGAGCAATAACCCATCAGGTATAGTATTCTTTGAGGATGCTCATTATCATAGTGACCAAGTAAAAAAGCAATGTATGGAAACGATATATGCTGAAGTGGATATTGTTTGTATGAATGAAGAAGAATTAGATCAAATTCTAAAAATTTACGATTTTCCAATTAATATTGATGATATTATTTCATGTGTGGAAGGTGTCAAGTTTATTAAAGAACATTTAAACATTCAAAAAGGTGTCATTGTCCATACAAAAGATTACTCCATGTATGTCGGTGAAGATCTTCAAAGCGATATAGAGAGTGGATTGATATATGGGAATATGCTTGCTACTACGAAGGCGATATTCGGTTCATATGGTTCGAAACAACAAATTGAAAAAACGTTGGAGCTTCCTTTGAGTGAAATAGGAATGAAAAATAAAGAAATAATTAGTAATAGCAGTTATCATAATAAGGCTGTAATAGTTCCTACTAAATATATTGATAAGCCAAAATATACGATTGGGTTAGGGGATTCATTTGTAGCAGGTGTCCAAATATGTTTTATTTAA
- a CDS encoding MurR/RpiR family transcriptional regulator produces MKYLNIIDSYYSDLTKSEKKVADYIKETGKDIIYHSVQEVTQSVGVGDATVIRFCKKIGFEGFQELKLQIATEDFSHKTPTFESYIDMIQNNFKEAIDKTITLIDDEVLNKAIDTIVHAQRILIYGVGASGIAAQEAQASFLRVGRNVKAVTDSQFQAMESATLGDKDVVIALSLSGRTKDTLDAISIAKKSNATVIAITNYALSPIAQLSDIVVSTAMKESLIDGGSLSAKVSQLFIIDILTTGFALKNKEKSIDLKQKIAKSILYKTKD; encoded by the coding sequence ATGAAATACTTGAATATCATTGATTCATATTATTCTGATTTGACTAAGTCGGAGAAAAAAGTCGCAGATTACATAAAAGAAACAGGAAAGGATATTATTTACCATTCCGTACAAGAAGTAACACAATCCGTTGGCGTAGGGGACGCAACCGTTATTCGCTTTTGTAAGAAAATCGGATTTGAAGGTTTTCAAGAATTGAAATTACAAATTGCCACAGAGGATTTCTCTCACAAAACACCAACATTTGAATCATATATTGATATGATTCAAAATAATTTCAAAGAAGCAATAGACAAAACGATCACACTTATAGATGATGAAGTATTGAATAAGGCAATTGACACGATTGTACATGCTCAAAGAATCTTAATTTATGGCGTTGGAGCTAGCGGAATAGCAGCACAAGAAGCTCAAGCAAGTTTTTTAAGAGTTGGTAGAAATGTCAAAGCGGTTACTGATTCACAATTTCAAGCTATGGAATCTGCTACTCTCGGTGATAAAGATGTAGTTATTGCTTTAAGTCTTTCAGGTAGGACAAAAGATACGCTTGATGCCATTTCAATTGCGAAAAAAAGTAATGCAACCGTGATAGCTATAACAAATTATGCGTTGTCTCCAATTGCACAACTTTCAGACATTGTGGTTAGTACTGCTATGAAAGAATCATTGATAGATGGAGGATCTCTATCGGCAAAAGTTTCTCAGTTGTTTATTATTGATATTTTAACAACAGGATTTGCACTGAAAAATAAAGAAAAATCAATTGACTTAAAACAAAAAATCGCTAAATCGATTTTATATAAAACAAAGGATTAA
- a CDS encoding carbohydrate ABC transporter permease, with translation MVGEKKWYIKLITFSLLVVGTIFSGFPVLWMFLNSFKPNSEIFAWPPVWISDNFTLNAYAQILSDPEKIRFFINSYFVAFIVVILTLFVSILASYSFSRFNYPGKKIINTLIISVQAVPPITLLIPYLSLVVALNLYNSYGALILTYLLFTLPYAILMMTGYFNTLSKELDEAVMIDGGSRFRALWTVLVPVAVPGIVSVGMYTFMLAWNEYLFALALTKTTEFRTVPVGINLLMGQHAYEWNQMMAMSILGSIPVLLLFLFFQKYFIAGMTSGSIKS, from the coding sequence ATGGTAGGAGAGAAAAAGTGGTATATCAAGCTCATAACATTTTCACTATTAGTGGTAGGAACCATATTTTCCGGGTTTCCAGTATTATGGATGTTCTTGAATTCTTTCAAACCCAATTCAGAAATATTTGCATGGCCACCTGTGTGGATCTCTGATAATTTTACTTTAAATGCTTATGCGCAGATTCTTTCTGACCCAGAAAAAATTCGGTTTTTTATTAATAGTTATTTTGTAGCGTTTATTGTAGTGATCTTAACGTTATTTGTAAGTATCCTAGCTTCTTATAGTTTTAGTAGGTTTAATTATCCAGGAAAGAAAATTATTAATACATTAATTATCAGTGTACAGGCAGTACCTCCAATAACTTTATTGATTCCTTACTTAAGTCTAGTGGTAGCGCTGAATTTGTATAACTCATACGGTGCGCTTATTTTAACCTATTTGTTGTTCACATTACCTTATGCCATTTTAATGATGACCGGATACTTCAACACACTTTCAAAAGAATTAGATGAGGCAGTCATGATCGATGGTGGATCTAGGTTTAGGGCCCTTTGGACTGTATTAGTACCAGTAGCAGTTCCAGGTATTGTTTCTGTCGGAATGTACACATTTATGTTAGCGTGGAATGAATATTTATTTGCTTTAGCGTTAACGAAGACAACTGAATTTAGAACTGTTCCTGTAGGTATTAATTTGCTAATGGGACAACATGCTTATGAGTGGAATCAAATGATGGCGATGAGTATATTAGGATCCATTCCAGTATTGCTTCTATTCTTATTCTTCCAAAAGTACTTTATTGCAGGTATGACGTCTGGGTCTATCAAAAGTTAG
- a CDS encoding PTS sugar transporter subunit IIA has protein sequence MLKELITIDDIEIGLVASNWEEAIRKSSQRLLEKGTINQHYVDSMINIVKETGPYFVIGNHVAFAHTRPEYGAKSLGLSFTTLQPPISFGSNNFDPIKLIVTFSATDSDAHLSLMSELANILMNEKTMAKLFVSTSSEEFYQHLINGLDN, from the coding sequence ATGTTGAAGGAATTAATTACAATTGATGATATTGAAATTGGACTTGTTGCAAGTAACTGGGAAGAAGCTATCCGAAAATCTTCCCAAAGATTATTAGAGAAAGGGACAATTAATCAACACTATGTTGATTCTATGATCAACATAGTGAAAGAAACAGGTCCCTATTTTGTGATAGGAAATCATGTAGCATTTGCTCATACAAGACCAGAATATGGGGCAAAAAGTTTAGGACTTAGTTTTACAACACTTCAACCACCGATTTCATTTGGATCAAATAATTTTGACCCAATTAAATTAATTGTAACTTTTTCAGCTACGGATTCAGATGCCCATCTGTCATTAATGAGTGAATTAGCAAATATTTTGATGAATGAAAAAACAATGGCTAAACTTTTCGTTTCGACTTCAAGTGAAGAGTTTTACCAGCATTTAATAAATGGCCTAGACAATTAA
- a CDS encoding ketose-bisphosphate aldolase, with amino-acid sequence MLTTMEKLLSVAYKEKFSVGSFNIANSEFVSAVIQTAEKERSPAILQIHPNEIALMGDEFAAYVVQAANRANVPIVIHLDHGGDLNDIVRAIRNGFTSVMIDGSHLPYEENVAITREAVKIAHSQHISVEGELGTIGDTGTGSEGGGEEILFTDPEQARDFVEKTNVDTLAIAIGTSHGIYPKSMKPKLQIDRLSQIYENVNIPLVLHGGSDNSDDDIRESTKYGVGKINLSSEMKRAFFTELRNTLSNNPDGYEPDALFPSSREAAMSIISKKMRLFGSSGKADLYQPMQL; translated from the coding sequence ATGTTAACGACAATGGAGAAATTATTAAGTGTAGCGTATAAGGAGAAGTTTTCAGTGGGGTCATTTAATATTGCGAACAGTGAATTTGTAAGCGCTGTAATACAAACGGCGGAAAAAGAAAGATCACCTGCCATTCTTCAAATTCATCCGAATGAAATTGCTCTAATGGGAGATGAGTTTGCTGCTTATGTTGTGCAAGCCGCAAATCGTGCTAATGTGCCAATTGTTATTCATCTTGATCATGGTGGTGATCTCAATGATATTGTTCGGGCGATTAGAAATGGTTTTACGTCCGTGATGATTGATGGATCACATTTACCTTATGAAGAAAATGTAGCAATAACGAGAGAAGCTGTAAAAATTGCTCATTCACAACACATCTCTGTTGAAGGTGAACTAGGTACCATTGGGGATACAGGAACTGGTTCTGAAGGAGGAGGAGAAGAAATATTGTTCACAGATCCAGAACAAGCAAGAGATTTTGTAGAGAAAACAAATGTAGATACACTAGCTATTGCTATAGGCACTTCTCATGGGATATATCCAAAATCTATGAAACCTAAACTCCAGATTGATCGATTGTCTCAAATTTATGAAAATGTGAATATTCCTCTTGTCTTACATGGAGGTTCCGACAATTCAGATGATGATATTCGAGAATCTACTAAGTATGGTGTTGGAAAGATCAATCTATCTAGTGAGATGAAACGGGCTTTTTTTACAGAACTTCGCAATACTCTAAGCAATAATCCCGATGGTTATGAGCCGGATGCCTTATTTCCAAGTTCAAGGGAAGCGGCTATGTCGATTATTTCGAAAAAGATGCGACTATTTGGTTCGTCTGGCAAAGCTGATTTGTATCAACCAATGCAATTATAA
- a CDS encoding HAD family hydrolase, translating to MLKAIIMDFDGVIIDTEVIWYDIFAEWFMKNKNYHLSMNEFLQCVGADTDTLIEILEERSNLSIEREKFLNDTNKIFIERSERLPAKDGVVRVIESIKNAGLTLTLATSSSRPKPIKHLTRLGLIDYFDAIVTADDVSSIKPSPDLFLKALEKANVHSEEAVIIEDSENGLLAASKANVKAIWVPNDITKHSNTQQYYKKIKSLSELIISDLASEF from the coding sequence ATGTTAAAAGCTATCATTATGGATTTTGATGGTGTCATTATTGATACAGAAGTAATTTGGTATGACATCTTTGCAGAATGGTTTATGAAAAATAAAAATTACCATTTATCAATGAATGAATTTTTGCAATGTGTTGGAGCCGATACAGATACCTTAATAGAGATACTAGAGGAAAGAAGTAACTTATCGATTGAGAGAGAAAAATTTTTAAATGATACAAATAAGATATTTATCGAGCGTAGTGAAAGACTTCCAGCAAAAGATGGGGTTGTACGAGTTATAGAATCTATAAAAAATGCAGGTTTGACATTAACGCTTGCAACTTCATCTTCTAGGCCAAAACCAATCAAACATTTAACAAGGTTAGGTTTAATTGATTATTTTGACGCTATCGTGACAGCAGATGATGTGTCTAGCATCAAGCCCTCTCCGGATTTGTTTTTAAAAGCATTGGAAAAAGCCAATGTGCATAGTGAAGAAGCTGTTATTATAGAAGATTCTGAAAATGGTTTATTAGCAGCTAGTAAAGCAAATGTTAAAGCTATATGGGTTCCAAATGATATAACAAAACATAGTAATACTCAGCAATATTATAAAAAAATAAAAAGTTTATCTGAACTCATTATTTCTGATCTAGCTTCAGAGTTTTAA
- a CDS encoding sugar phosphate nucleotidyltransferase: protein MKTEKYIILAPGYATRLNPLTKNKGKPLFELAGRPILNHIIEKITELNEVLIVTNQKLNLAFKSGCLNMIQVYYNT, encoded by the coding sequence GTGAAAACGGAGAAATATATCATTCTTGCACCAGGATATGCAACAAGATTAAACCCCTTAACAAAGAACAAAGGGAAACCTTTATTTGAGTTAGCTGGTAGGCCAATCCTGAATCATATAATAGAAAAAATTACTGAACTAAATGAAGTGTTGATTGTTACGAATCAAAAACTCAATTTAGCTTTCAAGAGTGGGTGTCTCAATATGATTCAAGTATATTACAACACTTGA
- a CDS encoding Gfo/Idh/MocA family protein yields MTIKVGVIGLGQMGHYHAEIYEKLPLVELAGVCERDDQKRQEAQEKFGCTAYKDFEEILSNPEIDAVSIVLPDNLHRECVEFAVANNKHILLEKPLAKTLEDGEALYKITKDYDKVFTVGFLLRFDPRFNMVKQALDNDELGDIIHLYCRRNSPIIGPKRYIGASDLSMHVMIHDIDYINWYMGCEPVKVFAKGRSVLLKEHDMKDVIYAIVTYENGAIACLEACWVLPENSPTSIDDKLELVGTKGVTYIDSSDNGVRFVTNEKITYPDSRHWYYTNGQVSGDLFEELMAFVNNIQNGTKSVITPKEAYDSLRVVDAIERSMAEGKEVDM; encoded by the coding sequence ATGACAATTAAAGTTGGCGTAATAGGATTGGGACAAATGGGACATTATCATGCTGAAATATATGAAAAGTTACCATTAGTTGAGCTAGCAGGTGTGTGCGAAAGAGATGACCAAAAGAGACAAGAAGCTCAAGAAAAATTTGGTTGTACGGCTTATAAAGACTTTGAAGAGATTCTTTCAAATCCAGAAATTGATGCAGTAAGTATTGTTTTACCTGATAATCTTCATCGGGAATGTGTAGAATTTGCTGTTGCGAATAATAAACATATTTTGCTTGAGAAACCTTTAGCGAAAACGCTCGAGGATGGTGAAGCACTATATAAGATTACAAAAGACTATGATAAGGTTTTCACGGTAGGATTTCTATTGCGTTTTGACCCAAGATTTAACATGGTAAAACAAGCATTGGATAATGATGAATTAGGAGATATTATCCATCTGTATTGTAGAAGAAACAGTCCAATAATAGGCCCTAAACGTTACATTGGGGCTTCGGATTTAAGCATGCATGTAATGATTCATGACATAGACTATATCAACTGGTATATGGGATGCGAACCAGTAAAAGTATTTGCGAAAGGTAGAAGTGTATTACTAAAAGAACATGATATGAAAGATGTAATATACGCAATAGTCACATATGAGAATGGGGCAATTGCATGTTTGGAAGCTTGCTGGGTTTTACCTGAAAACTCTCCAACCAGTATAGATGATAAATTAGAATTAGTTGGAACCAAGGGAGTTACCTATATTGATTCTAGTGATAATGGCGTTCGTTTTGTAACTAATGAAAAGATAACTTATCCAGACAGCAGACATTGGTATTATACTAATGGTCAGGTTTCTGGCGATCTATTTGAGGAATTGATGGCATTTGTGAATAACATTCAGAATGGAACAAAATCTGTCATCACACCTAAAGAAGCTTATGATTCGTTACGTGTAGTGGATGCAATTGAACGTTCAATGGCTGAAGGAAAAGAAGTGGATATGTAG
- a CDS encoding PTS mannitol transporter subunit IICB, giving the protein MSLRAKTQAFGSKLSSMVLPNLGAFMAWGILTAIGIAFEIDLLQSFISPMLTYLLTLLIAFAGGRMVHGYRGSVIAAIATMGIIIGAEITMFIGAMIMGPLAAWILKKFDALVEKKIPTGFELLVNNLSSGIIGATLAVVGNVAFAPAIESLTGVLAAGVEFLMSNGLLPLTAIFIEPAKILFLNNAIGQGVLTPLGFTQIEELGKSIMFILESNPGPGLGILLAYMIFGRGNSKGTAYGASVIHLFGGIHEIYFPFVLMNPILILPLILGGMTGTLIFTLFDIGLVGVASPGSIISISIMSAVGDHLPIYLGILASAAVTFFVSIPFLKRAKNNGDQLQTAATQMENLKGKKSKVSSVFENNSNEESTFDFSNVSKIAYACDAGLGSSAMGASVLQKKIEKAGFEGIQVFHLSVSDLPIECDIVITHKSLMDRVKEKQPNAHHIAIEDYLNAPEYEELVTNLKGSKK; this is encoded by the coding sequence ATGTCATTGAGAGCGAAAACACAAGCGTTTGGAAGCAAACTAAGTAGCATGGTCTTACCCAACTTAGGGGCATTTATGGCTTGGGGGATTTTAACAGCAATCGGAATTGCTTTTGAGATTGACTTGCTACAAAGTTTTATAAGCCCAATGCTAACGTATTTATTAACATTGTTGATAGCGTTTGCTGGAGGTAGGATGGTTCATGGTTATAGGGGTTCTGTAATAGCAGCAATTGCAACTATGGGGATTATAATTGGTGCTGAGATAACCATGTTTATAGGAGCAATGATTATGGGTCCTTTAGCTGCTTGGATCCTTAAAAAATTTGATGCGTTAGTTGAGAAAAAAATACCTACTGGTTTCGAACTTTTAGTTAATAACCTTTCATCAGGTATTATCGGTGCTACATTAGCTGTGGTCGGTAATGTAGCATTTGCTCCAGCAATTGAATCGTTAACAGGTGTTTTGGCAGCAGGTGTAGAATTTTTAATGAGCAATGGTTTATTACCTTTAACAGCAATATTTATAGAACCTGCTAAAATTTTGTTCTTGAACAATGCGATTGGGCAGGGAGTTTTAACACCGCTAGGATTTACTCAAATAGAAGAACTCGGAAAATCAATCATGTTTATATTGGAGTCAAACCCTGGACCTGGCTTGGGAATTCTACTTGCTTATATGATTTTCGGAAGAGGAAATTCAAAAGGTACTGCATATGGTGCTAGTGTTATTCATTTATTTGGTGGAATTCATGAAATATATTTTCCGTTTGTATTAATGAACCCAATATTAATTTTGCCTTTAATTTTAGGTGGTATGACTGGAACACTTATTTTCACATTATTTGATATTGGACTTGTCGGAGTTGCGTCACCTGGTAGTATCATTTCAATTTCTATTATGTCAGCAGTAGGAGATCACTTGCCAATATATTTAGGTATTCTAGCATCTGCGGCAGTAACATTTTTTGTATCTATTCCATTTCTAAAAAGAGCTAAAAATAATGGTGATCAACTACAGACAGCTGCTACACAAATGGAAAATTTAAAAGGAAAGAAAAGTAAAGTATCTTCAGTTTTCGAGAACAATAGCAATGAAGAAAGTACATTTGATTTTTCGAATGTTAGTAAGATTGCGTATGCTTGTGATGCAGGGTTAGGATCCAGTGCGATGGGAGCATCTGTACTGCAAAAGAAAATTGAAAAAGCAGGTTTTGAAGGTATTCAAGTATTTCATCTCTCTGTAAGTGATTTACCTATTGAATGCGATATTGTCATAACACACAAATCGTTGATGGATAGAGTGAAGGAGAAACAGCCAAATGCTCATCATATAGCAATAGAAGATTATCTCAATGCACCAGAGTATGAAGAGCTAGTTACTAATCTCAAAGGTTCAAAAAAATAG
- a CDS encoding ABC transporter substrate-binding protein: protein MKINNFYNKGILNILLIVLAVITLSGCMGSGGDSESISETATNNDNESNGEGDNDEVTLEFQQWWGVELPDGVLREIVDGFTEETGINVELLSNPYADTKTQIAAGAAASTMADVVGLDGAWVYDFAKQGSIANLSTLMDDSGYDQSQLSDQIQVDGNTFMIPVANFAYPMYVNMDILEEAGIEDIPETRSEFTEVANTVYSETGKAGWAIPLSTESPSGIQNNFMSWLWASGGSMLDNGQPNLTDNSDLIDTVEFMKGLFDAGVVAPGAYAMKEADMVEEFTNGRVAFMIDSLAHLNTIQEGAPDMNFDFVPVPVQEGFSGESGMDVANWGIGVAENSEHKEEAWQLVEYMMSPEVNAELAVYANAFPGNADADPDYSDADDLFLKAYELYQDSNPVNEFTGLPTSEELMRTFAEQLQLYIEGDTGEASEMLSETQSIWEEAFE, encoded by the coding sequence TTGAAAATTAACAACTTTTATAACAAAGGTATTCTGAATATTTTATTGATTGTATTAGCAGTAATAACACTGTCAGGTTGTATGGGTTCGGGAGGTGATAGTGAGTCCATCTCCGAAACTGCTACAAATAATGATAACGAATCTAATGGTGAAGGTGATAATGATGAAGTAACATTAGAGTTTCAACAATGGTGGGGAGTAGAATTGCCCGATGGAGTGCTTCGAGAAATTGTTGATGGGTTCACGGAAGAGACGGGTATCAATGTGGAGCTTTTAAGTAATCCATATGCTGATACAAAAACACAAATTGCAGCAGGAGCGGCAGCAAGTACAATGGCAGATGTGGTAGGACTTGATGGAGCTTGGGTATATGATTTTGCCAAACAAGGTTCTATCGCAAATTTATCAACTTTAATGGATGATAGTGGATATGATCAAAGTCAGCTATCCGACCAAATACAAGTGGATGGGAATACATTCATGATTCCTGTGGCTAACTTTGCGTATCCAATGTATGTGAATATGGATATTTTAGAAGAGGCAGGTATAGAGGATATTCCGGAAACACGATCAGAGTTTACTGAAGTAGCAAATACCGTTTATTCCGAGACAGGTAAAGCAGGATGGGCTATTCCGTTATCAACTGAATCACCAAGTGGAATACAAAATAATTTCATGAGTTGGTTATGGGCTTCTGGAGGTTCTATGTTAGATAATGGTCAACCGAACCTAACAGACAATTCGGATTTAATAGATACTGTGGAGTTTATGAAAGGATTGTTTGACGCTGGAGTAGTGGCACCAGGTGCGTATGCTATGAAAGAAGCTGACATGGTAGAAGAATTTACAAATGGTCGAGTGGCCTTTATGATCGATTCGTTAGCTCACCTAAATACAATACAAGAGGGAGCCCCCGATATGAATTTCGACTTTGTCCCTGTACCAGTGCAAGAAGGCTTCAGTGGAGAAAGTGGTATGGATGTAGCCAACTGGGGTATAGGAGTTGCTGAAAATAGTGAGCATAAAGAGGAAGCATGGCAACTAGTAGAATACATGATGAGTCCAGAGGTTAATGCTGAACTTGCGGTTTATGCGAACGCTTTCCCTGGTAATGCGGATGCTGATCCTGACTATTCAGATGCAGATGACTTATTCTTAAAAGCTTATGAACTATACCAAGACTCAAATCCTGTAAACGAATTCACTGGTCTTCCGACATCAGAAGAGTTAATGAGAACATTTGCCGAGCAATTACAACTTTATATCGAGGGTGATACAGGAGAAGCATCAGAAATGTTATCAGAGACACAGAGTATATGGGAAGAGGCATTTGAATAA
- a CDS encoding carbohydrate ABC transporter permease, which yields MTSQNVNRGRSKKRSGYLKKKTEPYLYQLPTVILMVVLLVVPIYMVIQYSFFDNVIINDNPVFVGFQNFQELLTNESFWVAVKNTLIFVGGSVIAHMIIGITFAMVLNTKYIGPKLQAMFRVIFSLPWMFTAAVIAVLWKMLLNPNGFINFLLVELNLSSTNLEWLASRDLALFSVTMINIWAGYPLFMISILAGLQGIQSQLYESSAIDGANHIKNFFYITLPQLKPILISLILLDFVWTIQQFALIWMTTGGGPIDATEILSTFIYKQGFSEYQYAMASTSAVILLVICTIVAIFYVRHQRGQE from the coding sequence GTGACATCTCAAAATGTAAATAGAGGAAGATCGAAAAAAAGATCAGGCTATTTAAAGAAAAAAACAGAACCATATTTATATCAGTTACCAACCGTAATTCTAATGGTTGTCCTATTAGTTGTACCTATTTATATGGTTATTCAATATTCTTTTTTTGATAATGTTATTATCAATGATAATCCAGTATTTGTAGGTTTTCAAAATTTTCAAGAATTATTAACGAATGAATCATTTTGGGTGGCTGTCAAAAACACGTTAATATTTGTTGGTGGTAGCGTGATTGCACATATGATTATAGGTATCACATTTGCAATGGTTCTGAATACCAAATACATTGGTCCAAAATTACAGGCAATGTTCAGAGTGATTTTTTCGTTACCATGGATGTTTACTGCAGCTGTTATAGCTGTTTTATGGAAAATGTTATTAAATCCAAATGGGTTTATTAACTTTTTATTGGTAGAGTTAAATCTATCCAGTACTAACTTAGAATGGTTAGCTTCTAGAGATCTTGCTTTATTCTCGGTAACGATGATTAATATTTGGGCCGGATATCCATTATTTATGATCAGTATCTTGGCAGGCTTACAAGGTATCCAATCTCAATTGTATGAATCATCTGCTATTGATGGTGCAAATCATATAAAAAACTTTTTCTATATTACCCTTCCACAGTTAAAACCAATTTTAATAAGTTTAATACTCCTAGATTTCGTATGGACGATTCAGCAATTCGCGCTCATTTGGATGACCACTGGCGGAGGTCCTATAGATGCAACGGAAATCTTGAGTACCTTTATTTACAAACAAGGGTTTAGTGAATATCAATATGCTATGGCTTCAACAAGTGCAGTAATTTTGTTAGTAATATGTACAATAGTTGCCATCTTCTATGTACGTCATCAAAGGGGGCAAGAATAA